Proteins co-encoded in one Puntigrus tetrazona isolate hp1 chromosome 20, ASM1883169v1, whole genome shotgun sequence genomic window:
- the LOC122325523 gene encoding zona pellucida sperm-binding protein 4-like: MVVRWLLVEILALCALCHAVPQWSNLPQSPQNIQQLVQQQPPSQKVQQPQQQPPSQWPSQWVKQPVQQQPPSQWVKQPVQQQPPSQWVKQPVQQQPPSQLVQQPNQQFPLQKPVAQTEPIDKCTVADYDQIPCGQPGISGAECNAVNCCFDGQQCFYGRAVTVQCIRDGQFVVVVARDVTVPQLSLDSVRLLGGSDPPCAPVDSTPSFAIYQFPVTACGTSMMEDSGYVVYENRMTSSYEVGVGPLGSITRDSHFELLFQCRYSGTSVEALVVEVNSVPPPPPVAAPGPLRVELRLANGQCVTKGCAEGDEAYTSYYSDADYPVTKVLREPVYVEVHIMERTDPNIVLMLGHCWATSTSSPLSLPQWDLLIDGCPYQDDRYLTTLVPVTGSSGVQFPTHYKRFVVKMFTFVDPTSLAPLQETIFIHCSTEVCHPSSGSCEQSCTRKRRATPIQAIFGEPTVVSSGQVTLVM; the protein is encoded by the exons ATGGTTGTCAGATGGCTGTTGGTTGAGATTCTAGCACTTTGTGCTCTCTGTCATGCTGTTCCTCAGTGGAGTAATCTGCCCCAGAGTCCTCAGAACATTCAGCAGCTGGTTCAAcaacagccacccagccagAAGGTTCAGCAGCCACAAcaacagccacccagccagtgg cccagccagtgggttaagcagccagttcaacagcagccacccagccagtgggttaagcagccagttcaacagcagccacccagccagtgggttaaacagccagttcaacagcagccacccagccagctGGTTCAACAACCTAACCAGCAGTTTCCCCTTCAGAAGCCAGTGGCACAGACGGAGCCCATTGATAAGTGTACTGTAGCTGATTATGATCAGATCCCATGTGGACAACCTGGGATCAGTGGTGCTGAGTGTAATGCTGTCAACTGCTGCTTTGATGGGCAGCAATGCTTCTATGGAAGGGCAG TGACTGTCCAGTGTATTCGAGATGGTCAGTTTGTGGTAGTGGTCGCTAGAGATGTTACTGTGCCTCAACTGAGTCTGGATTCGGTTCGTCTACTGGGTGGAAGTGACCCGCCTTGCGCTCCTGTGGATTCCACACCTTCCTTTGCTATATACCAGTTCCCTGTGACCGCATGTGGCACGAGCATGATG GAGGACAGTGGATATGTGGTGTATGAGAACAGAATGACCTCCTCATACGAAGTTGGCGTTGGACCACTTGGATCCATCACGAGGGACAGTCACTTTGA GCTTCTCTTCCAGTGCAGATACTCTGGAACATCTGTGGAAGCTCTGGTTGTGGAGGTCAACTCtgttcctccacctccaccagtAGCTGCTCCTGGACCTCTCAGGGTGGAGCTCAGACTGGCCAATGGCCAGTGTGTCACCAAGGGCTGTGCTGAAG GGGATGAGGCCTACACGTCCTACTACAGTGACGCTGATTATCCCGTCACAAAAGTCCTGCGGGAGCCTGTGTATGTTGAAGTGCACATTATGGAGAGGACTGACCCCAACATTGTCCTGATGCTGGGACATTGCTGGGCGACCTCCACCTCCAGTCCACTCAGTCTGCCCCAGTGGGACCTTCTGATTGATGG ATGCCCTTACCAGGATGACCGTTATCTGACCACATTGGTTCCAGTAACTGGATCATCTGGTGTGCAGTTCCCGACCCACTACAAGCGCTTTGTTGTGAAGATGTTTACGTTTGTAGATCCAACCTCACTGGCTCCTCTGCAGGAAACG ATCTTCATCCACTGCAGTACAGAGGTGTGCCATCCGTCTTCTGGCTCTTGTGAGCAAAGCTGCACCAGGAAAC GAAGAGCTACTCCTATCCAGGCCATCTTTGGTGAACCAACTGTGGTTTCTAGTGGACAAGTTACTCTAGTCATGTAA